In a genomic window of Dyadobacter fermentans DSM 18053:
- a CDS encoding acyl-CoA dehydrogenase family protein, producing MDTREKDLTNNPSDEICNLIKETVRDFAALHIKPHIRTWDDQQHFPKELFRSMGELGLMGMLIPEALGGAGLGYREYVTAIIELAKVDPSVALSMAAHNSLCTNHIYMFGNAAQHQKYLPGLASGTLVGAWGLTEPNTGSDAGNMRTVAVRDGDDWVINGSKNFITNGKSADVLVVMTRTGEPGDKHGATAFVLDADTPGFSAGRKEDKLGMRASETVELLFQDCRIPDSQRLGEIGDGFIQSLKVLDGGRISIAALGVGTAFGAYEAALAYSKERKQFGKAICDFQAIAFKLADMYTDAQASSLLTFHAASLKDAGEKVTLASSVAKYHSSETAVRVANDAVQIFGGYGFVKDYPAEKFYRDSKLCTIGEGTSEIQKMVISKEILRN from the coding sequence ATGGACACACGAGAAAAAGACCTGACTAATAACCCATCCGACGAGATTTGTAACCTCATTAAAGAAACGGTCAGGGATTTCGCCGCGCTGCACATCAAACCGCACATCCGCACCTGGGACGACCAACAGCATTTTCCAAAGGAACTTTTCAGATCAATGGGCGAGCTCGGCCTCATGGGTATGCTCATTCCCGAAGCCCTCGGTGGCGCGGGCCTGGGCTACCGCGAGTACGTGACGGCGATCATCGAACTGGCGAAGGTTGATCCGTCGGTAGCATTGTCGATGGCGGCACATAATTCGCTTTGTACCAATCATATATACATGTTCGGCAATGCCGCACAGCATCAAAAATACCTGCCGGGCCTCGCCTCGGGCACGCTCGTGGGCGCATGGGGGCTTACGGAACCGAATACGGGTTCCGATGCCGGCAATATGCGCACGGTAGCCGTCCGGGATGGCGACGATTGGGTGATCAACGGCTCTAAAAACTTCATAACCAACGGCAAAAGCGCCGACGTGCTCGTGGTCATGACCCGCACCGGCGAACCGGGCGACAAACACGGAGCCACCGCATTCGTGCTCGATGCCGACACGCCCGGGTTCAGCGCGGGACGGAAGGAAGACAAGCTCGGTATGCGCGCTTCCGAAACCGTGGAACTACTGTTCCAGGACTGCCGCATTCCCGACAGCCAGCGCCTGGGCGAAATCGGCGACGGGTTTATCCAGTCGTTGAAAGTGCTCGATGGCGGCCGTATTTCGATTGCCGCGCTGGGCGTAGGTACTGCATTTGGCGCCTACGAGGCCGCATTGGCCTATTCCAAAGAGCGCAAGCAGTTCGGCAAGGCCATCTGCGATTTCCAGGCGATTGCATTCAAACTGGCCGACATGTACACCGATGCGCAAGCCTCTTCCCTGCTTACATTCCACGCTGCCTCATTGAAAGACGCCGGTGAAAAAGTGACGCTGGCAAGTTCGGTCGCGAAATACCATTCTTCCGAAACGGCGGTGCGTGTCGCCAACGATGCCGTGCAAATCTTTGGAGGTTATGGTTTTGTAAAAGACTATCCCGCCGAAAAATTCTATCGCGACAGCAAGCTCTGCACTATCGGCGAAGGCACGAGCGAAATCCAGAAAATGGTGATTTCAAAAGAAATACTGAGGAATTAA